A window of Rhodopirellula halodulae contains these coding sequences:
- a CDS encoding cytochrome c oxidase subunit 3, giving the protein MPANVLPNDRRFQQGGWLFLGTLLVFFLSSLLLYFIYASGRRGDVQSTVPLPNSFLTSTICLLVISGLVHWATRTVRRSKRVWTASLLGISAIAAVAFMAIQYTAMLGMLGGPAMQAGTGKGVAGMVVVLAFLHALHVAGGVIALAIVSVRSMLGRYDHERHWPVDFAAQYWHFLDLVWLCMLASFVATTGGFQGLAL; this is encoded by the coding sequence ATGCCTGCGAACGTATTGCCAAACGACCGTCGATTCCAACAGGGCGGTTGGTTGTTCCTTGGCACGTTGCTGGTGTTTTTTCTCAGCAGTTTGCTGCTGTACTTCATCTACGCCAGCGGCCGTCGCGGCGATGTACAATCGACGGTACCGCTTCCGAATAGCTTTTTGACCAGCACGATTTGTTTGCTGGTGATCAGCGGGTTGGTGCACTGGGCGACGCGGACGGTGCGGCGTTCCAAGCGTGTTTGGACGGCATCGCTTTTGGGAATCAGTGCAATCGCCGCGGTGGCGTTTATGGCCATCCAGTACACGGCGATGCTGGGAATGCTGGGCGGTCCTGCTATGCAGGCCGGCACCGGAAAGGGCGTGGCGGGAATGGTCGTGGTGCTTGCCTTTTTGCATGCACTGCATGTCGCTGGCGGAGTCATCGCATTGGCGATTGTTTCCGTGCGTTCGATGCTGGGGCGTTATGACCACGAGCGTCATTGGCCGGTCGATTTCGCTGCCCAGTATTGGCACTTTCTCGACCTGGTTTGGCTGTGCATGCTGGCTTCGTTTGTGGCCACCACCGGCGGGTTCCAGGGTCTGGCTCTCTGA
- a CDS encoding DNA integrity scanning protein DisA nucleotide-binding domain protein: MATQRLTKQNAAMISAAVAIREDRNADALLLLLDGSTDWKRISELTDANENVVIVAVDTIEDLDGAAEAGLKPLALNKEKAPLLERLQEALLEAAADELIRTNGEVVAVYSGFQQGRLDSISHLQLDERMRRFTVRDLQTLESSVPLKTIKAVVDLASQIGREGREGKAVGTMFVVGDHRKVLEHANDSGADPFRGYNKKHRNILDPKVQEDAKEIAQLDGAFVVTAEGIIERSRQMLEVSHEDLKMTKGLGSRHWAAAAITRKTKAVSVVVSQSTGTVRLYQNGFLILQIVPMDKAVKWQEFAFEPPPQSADEN; the protein is encoded by the coding sequence ATGGCCACTCAACGATTGACCAAACAGAACGCAGCGATGATCTCAGCGGCGGTCGCGATCCGTGAAGACCGCAACGCAGACGCCCTGTTGTTGTTGCTCGATGGCAGCACCGATTGGAAACGGATCTCCGAGCTAACCGACGCCAACGAGAACGTGGTCATCGTCGCCGTCGACACGATCGAGGACTTGGATGGTGCCGCGGAAGCCGGCTTGAAACCGCTGGCTTTGAATAAAGAAAAGGCGCCCCTGCTGGAGCGTTTGCAAGAAGCTCTGCTGGAAGCCGCCGCAGATGAATTGATTCGCACCAACGGCGAGGTCGTCGCGGTCTACAGTGGTTTCCAACAAGGCCGACTGGATTCGATCAGCCACTTGCAATTGGACGAGCGGATGCGGCGGTTCACCGTTCGCGATCTGCAAACGTTGGAAAGCAGCGTCCCACTGAAGACGATCAAAGCCGTGGTGGATTTGGCTTCTCAGATCGGTCGCGAAGGCCGCGAGGGAAAAGCGGTCGGCACCATGTTCGTTGTCGGCGACCACCGAAAAGTGTTGGAGCATGCCAACGACAGCGGTGCGGATCCCTTCCGAGGTTACAACAAAAAGCACCGCAACATTCTCGACCCCAAAGTCCAAGAAGACGCGAAAGAGATCGCTCAACTGGATGGTGCCTTTGTCGTCACCGCTGAGGGAATCATCGAACGCAGCCGGCAAATGCTGGAGGTCTCGCACGAAGACCTGAAGATGACCAAGGGCCTCGGTTCGCGTCACTGGGCCGCCGCCGCGATCACGCGAAAAACCAAAGCGGTCTCGGTCGTGGTCAGCCAATCAACTGGAACCGTTCGGCTGTATCAAAACGGCTTTTTGATTTTGCAGATCGTCCCGATGGACAAAGCGGTCAAGTGGCAGGAATTCGCCTTCGAGCCTCCACCGCAATCGGCCGACGAAAACTAA
- a CDS encoding sulfatase: MIRPTSITAHRFAISIAVACTLAALVQPRVEARQPNILLIFVDDLGWKDVGCYGNDFVETPHIDQLAAEGLRITNFYASGAVCSPTRCALQSGQNQARIGITAHIPGHWRPFERVITPQTTMALPLDTVTIAESLKASGYATGYVGKWHLGNGPEFQPNRQGYDFSAVIGGPHLPGRYRVQGQVPRQPKTGQYRTDFEADLCVDFMRDHQDEPFFLMLSPFAVHIPLGAMHEKVEKYRDKAMATGKDLPHPVYAAMIEHTDDMVGRLMATLDELKLAEDTLVVFTSDNGGLYKRYDYRESADDLVSSQNPLRGEKGSLHEGGIRVPLILRHPGKINAGTVSEEPTITHDFYPTFVELAEGELPRNQSIDGVSLVPLMTNSSSKLTRDALHWHYPHYHHDRPASAIREREWKLIEYLDGTGDVELYHLPSDISESENLADEKKGRTADLKRKLNNWRQTVSARMPIANPSYDADRAPEWWSMKTGKPIPSDQRKRFPPTEKD; this comes from the coding sequence ATGATCCGCCCCACCAGTATCACCGCCCACCGTTTCGCAATCTCGATCGCAGTTGCCTGCACGCTGGCCGCATTGGTCCAGCCTCGCGTCGAGGCGAGACAACCCAATATCTTGCTCATCTTCGTCGATGACTTGGGTTGGAAAGACGTCGGTTGCTACGGCAACGACTTTGTTGAAACACCGCACATTGATCAGCTCGCGGCGGAAGGCCTACGGATCACCAACTTCTACGCGTCGGGTGCCGTGTGCTCGCCCACTCGATGTGCGTTGCAATCGGGACAGAACCAAGCACGCATTGGAATCACGGCGCATATCCCGGGACATTGGCGACCGTTTGAACGAGTCATCACGCCACAGACAACCATGGCTTTGCCATTGGACACCGTTACCATTGCTGAGTCCTTGAAAGCATCTGGGTACGCGACCGGCTACGTGGGCAAGTGGCACCTTGGCAACGGACCTGAGTTTCAACCTAACCGGCAAGGCTATGACTTCAGTGCCGTGATCGGCGGGCCTCATCTGCCGGGTCGTTATCGCGTTCAGGGACAAGTGCCGCGGCAGCCCAAAACGGGGCAGTACCGCACGGACTTTGAAGCGGACCTGTGCGTGGATTTCATGCGAGACCATCAGGATGAGCCATTCTTTTTGATGCTATCGCCGTTTGCCGTGCACATACCTTTGGGAGCCATGCACGAGAAAGTCGAGAAGTATCGCGACAAGGCAATGGCGACCGGCAAAGACCTACCGCATCCGGTCTATGCCGCCATGATCGAACACACGGACGACATGGTGGGACGATTGATGGCAACCTTGGATGAGTTGAAGCTGGCCGAGGACACGCTCGTCGTTTTCACATCGGACAATGGCGGCCTCTACAAACGGTACGACTACCGCGAATCGGCCGATGATTTGGTCAGCTCGCAAAATCCTCTTCGCGGCGAGAAAGGTTCGCTGCACGAAGGCGGCATTCGCGTGCCATTGATTTTGCGTCACCCGGGGAAGATCAACGCTGGCACGGTTTCCGAAGAGCCGACCATCACGCATGACTTCTACCCGACCTTTGTTGAGTTGGCGGAGGGCGAACTTCCGAGGAACCAATCCATTGATGGAGTGAGCCTGGTACCGTTGATGACAAATTCGTCGTCGAAACTGACGCGTGACGCATTGCATTGGCACTACCCACACTACCACCATGACCGTCCCGCCAGCGCCATCCGCGAACGGGAATGGAAGCTGATCGAGTACCTGGATGGCACCGGTGACGTGGAGCTGTATCACCTGCCGTCCGACATCAGCGAGTCGGAGAATCTCGCGGATGAAAAGAAAGGACGCACTGCGGATCTGAAACGAAAGCTGAACAATTGGCGGCAAACCGTGTCGGCTCGCATGCCAATCGCGAATCCGAGCTACGACGCGGATCGTGCACCGGAATGGTGGAGCATGAAGACGGGCAAACCCATCCCAAGCGATCAACGCAAACGTTTTCCGCCGACCGAAAAAGATTGA
- a CDS encoding shikimate kinase: MSSNAMTSQHLYLTGYRGCGKSTLAKLLAQSIGIPSVDLDDVIESTAGKSIKQIFAEETEVGFRDREELALVEVSQRTPHVVALGGGSILRPSNREKIAATGWCVWLDAKPETLVRRLAGDSTTSDRRPALTDQSVLDEVSQVMAQRESLYRDASDLRIDTTDRTMQSIADEVLAAWGQR; this comes from the coding sequence ATGAGCAGCAACGCAATGACATCTCAGCACCTCTATTTGACCGGCTACCGAGGGTGCGGCAAAAGTACGCTTGCGAAACTTTTAGCGCAGTCGATTGGGATCCCATCGGTGGATCTGGATGACGTCATCGAATCGACCGCGGGAAAGAGCATCAAACAGATTTTCGCGGAGGAAACCGAAGTCGGGTTTCGCGACCGTGAGGAACTTGCCTTGGTTGAGGTGTCTCAGCGAACTCCGCATGTGGTTGCACTGGGTGGGGGGTCCATCCTTCGTCCATCGAATCGAGAGAAGATCGCGGCGACGGGCTGGTGCGTTTGGCTTGATGCGAAGCCGGAAACGTTGGTGCGAAGATTGGCGGGTGATAGCACCACCTCCGATCGTCGACCGGCTTTGACGGATCAATCTGTGTTGGACGAAGTCAGCCAAGTGATGGCGCAGCGAGAGTCGTTGTATCGCGACGCATCGGATCTGCGGATCGACACGACCGATCGAACGATGCAGTCCATCGCGGACGAAGTCTTGGCGGCATGGGGACAGCGGTAG